A DNA window from Myxocyprinus asiaticus isolate MX2 ecotype Aquarium Trade chromosome 15, UBuf_Myxa_2, whole genome shotgun sequence contains the following coding sequences:
- the preb gene encoding prolactin regulatory element-binding protein, with translation MGKRRAPELYRAPFPLYTVKIDPKTGLIITAGGGGASKTGIKNGVHFLSLELVGGKHSATLLHTHDTDTRATMNMSLGGDVIAVGQDGNCSLMKFSQRAPKQMKKPANKDGVGDKGTVRRRGGKGQNGDGGGGDVAEMKESPPQISVEDVGVVQADLSTQDPCVKCVCFSSDLTLLLSGGADGYIRVWEFPSLKEKLNFKAHKDELEDIDISPDKKHIVTVGRDFECSVWSGDQLAMGLCWHENMPQVTEKTYRYKSCRFAKVEDQKDALRLYTVQIPHKRDRKPPQCYITKWDGRSFLPLLTKPCGNEVISCLTVSDSGTFLGLGTVTGSVAIYIAFSLQKLYYIQESHGIVVTDLTFLPDAPKSKAIKGVNEVVMLSVAVDSRCQIHAVPNRRSFPLWLVLFFCGLMVVAVILLLQSLFPGFI, from the exons ATGGGTAAACGAAGAGCGCCTGAGCTGTACAGAGCACCATTTCCTCTGTATACTGTTAAAATCGACCCCAAGACCGGTCTCATCATCACTGCAGGAGGAGGCGGAGCGTCTAAGACCGGGATCAAGAATGGAGTG CATTTCCTGAGTTTAGAGCTGGTCGGTGGAAAGCACAGCGCCACCTTGCTGCACACTCATGACACGGACACACGAGCCACCATGAACATGTCTCTGGGTGGTGATGTGATTGCTGTGGGGCAAGATGGCAACTGCAGCTTGATGAAGTTCAGTCAGCGTGCACCCAAGCAGATGAAGAAACCTGCAAATAAAGATG GTGTTGGAGATAAGGGTACAGTGAGGAGGAGAGGAGGGAAAGGGCAGAATGGTGATGGAGGAGGAGGAGATGTAGCTGAAATGAAGGAGTCTCCTCCTCAGATCTCAGTGGAGGACGTGGGTGTGGTGCAGGCAGATCTCAGCACTCAGGACCcatgtgtgaagtgtgtgtgcTTCAGCTCTGACCTCACACTTCTGCTGAGCGGAGGGGCAGACGGCTACATCAGAGTGTGGGAG TTCCCCTCCTTGAAAGAGAAGTTGAACTTCAAAGCACACAAAGATGAACTGGAGGATATAGACATCAGTCCTGATAAAAAG CACATTGTAACAGTAGGACGCGATTTTGAGTGTAGCGTGTGGAGTGGCGATCAGCTGGCCATGGGTTTGTGTTGGCATGAAAACATGCCTCAGGTCACGGAGAAGACGTACCGCTACAAGTCATGCAG GTTTGCAAAGGTAGAGGACCAAAAAGACGCTTTAAGACTCTATACAGTGCAGATCCCCCACAAACGAGACCGCAAACCACCACAATGCTACATTACCAAATGGGACGGACGATCGTTCCTACCGCTACTCACTAAGCCATGTGGAAATGAAGTCATATCCTGTCTGACTGTGAG TGACTCTGGAACATTTCTTGGCCTGGGAACTGTGACTGGATCTGTGGCTATTTACATAGCGTTTTCCTTACAG AAACTGTACTACATCCAGGAGTCTCACGGCATTGTTGTCACAGATCTAACATTTCTGCCTGATGCTCCTAAAAGTAAAGCCATAAAGGGGGTTAATGAAGTTGTTATGTTAAGTGTTGCTGTTGACAGTCGCTGTCAGATACATGCCGTGCCCAACCGAA GATCGTTCCCGTTATGGCTGGTGCTGTTCTTCTGTGGCCTGATGGTGGTGGCAGTGATTCTGCTGCTGCAGTCTCTATTCCCTGGATTCATTTAA